One genomic window of Nicotiana sylvestris chromosome 10, ASM39365v2, whole genome shotgun sequence includes the following:
- the LOC138879558 gene encoding uncharacterized protein yields the protein MPGLPRIEWQGLTDYVPGRVISFLKSQWMVGKGCLSYLAFMRDVSAETPTIDSVSVVRDFLDVFPADMPGMPPDTDIDFGYHQLKIKDSYILKTDFIIGYGHYEYIVMSFGLTNALASFMHLMNSVFRPYLDLFVIVFIDDIIMYSHSQEENVEYLRVVLQRLKEEKFYAKFSKCEFWLSSVAFLGYVVSSEGLQVDPKKIEAFRIWRHYLYAVSCEVFTDHLSIQHLFKQKDLNLRLRRWLELLKDYDITILYHLGKANVVADALSRKAVSMGGLAYIPVGERPLVVDVQALANRFVRLDNLKPSRVLACVVSLSSMFDRIKECQYDDPHLLVLKDIVQHDDAKDVTIGDDVLTKSAYFISVGTTYSSERLAEIYIREIVRLHGVPVSIISDRGTQFTSQF from the exons atgccggggttgccacgaattgagtggcaaggtttgactgattatgttcccggtagagtgatttcattcttgaagtccCAGTGGATGGTTggtaagggttgtctttcttatctgGCCTtcatgagggatgttagtgcagagactcctaccattgattcagtttcggtagtgagggactttctggatgtgtttcctgcagacatgccaggcatgccaccggacacggatattgattttg ggtatcaccagttgaagatcaaggactcgtACATTCTTAAGACAGATTTCATTATcggatatggtcattatgagtacattgtaatgtcttttgggttgaccaatgccctagcatcgttcatgcatttgatgaatagtgtgtttcggccttatcttgacttgtttgtcattgtattcattgatgatattatcATGTACTCACATAGTCAGGAGGAGAATGTggagtatttgagagttgtgttgcagcggTTGAAAGAGGAGAaattttatgcaaagttctccaagtgtgagttttggctcagttcagtggctttcttggggtacgtggtgtctagtgagggtcttcaggttgatccgaagaagatagaagcattcaga atttggaggcattatctgtatgctgtgtcttgtgaggtgtttaccgatCATCTTAGCATCCAGcacttattcaagcagaaggatctcaatttgaggctacggagatggttggagctgttaaaggattatgatatcactatcttataccatctggggaaggccaatgtagtggccgatgccttgagtaggaaggcggtgagtatgggcggTTTAgcgtatattcctgttggggagagacctcttgtagttgatgttcaggccttggccaatcggtttgtgaggttggataatTTGAAGCCTAGTCgagtcttagcttgtgtggtttctttgTCTTCCATGTTTGATCGCATTAAAgagtgccaatatgatgatcctcatttgctagTCCTTAAGGATatagttcagcacgacgatgccaaagatgtgactattggtgatgatgtg ctgaccaagtccgcgtactTCATTTCTGTgggtactacctattcttcagagcggctagcggagatttatatccgagagattgttcgcttgcatggtgtcccagtttccatcatttcagatagaggtactcagtttacttcacaatttTAG